The DNA window AATCATTACTTTTTATCACTGCAGACCTACACAGAAGTAGTAATAACTATGCCACACATAGAATTCTGCCATGCCTGAATATCTTACCAACAAAACACATCAGTCCATTACATTTTAATTCAAGATTAAACAAATTCACTAGATGCTTTGCTAGAATATCACAGGAATAGCCTTCTGCCTAGTTCCTAAATAGACTCTTTGTTCCCCTCTGAAATATCATAAGTCAACCCATAACTATTTGCATTTCTCTCTTCATTTGGCTTTCCAATTCCCACCAGAACAACCCATTAAGCTTTGTTTACACCACTCAAGAGCTTTTCTAGCCCGAGTTCCAAGTTCTTCCAGATTCTCCCAACAAACCAGTTCCCAATGCTTAAGAAACTCACGGTCAGGTTTATTACAACAATAACCTTACTTCTTGGTCCCAAATTCTGTCTTATCTACTTTCTTTTTGCTATTATTAAAATATTCTGTAAAAAGCAACTTAATGGAGAAAAGGTTCATTTTGTCCTTTAGAGCTTGGCGGTAACAGTCCATCATGATGGAGAAGGCCTGGTTGCAAGTAGAGAAGGCATAGAGTTAGGAGCATGAAGCTGACCAGGTTATAAATACTTAAGGTCTATCCCTAGTAACTCACTTTTCCACCTCCCGAAGGTTCCATAACCTTTCCAAATAGCACCTCCATCTGGTGACTAAGGGTCCAAACATGTGAGTAGGTTGAGggatatttcacattcaaatcataAAAGatggtttagtttttttttttttgttttgttttttcttttctttttttcggagctggggaccgaacccagggccttgctcttgctaggcaagcgctctaccactgggctaaatccccaaccccgatggtTTAGTTTTCCTAATTGGTTTGCACTGTGAATTTTCACAATTACTATTGTTTGTATTCTTGAATCTGCAATATGATAATTTGTTTATACGTAATAATTTGTCTCAAGTAATTAATCAACTATGAACTGAAAGTTCAATTTCTTTCAGAGGGACTTGCTCTAAAACAAGTTTAAAGCTATTTACATATAGGTTAAATCTATTataattgtcttagtcagggtttctattcctgcacaaacatcatgaccaagaagcaagttggggaggaaagggtttattcagcttacacttccacattgctgttcattaccaaaagaaatcaggactggaactcaagcaagtcaggaagcaggagctgatgcagaggccatggagggatgttacttactggcttccttcttgttaaactgtctgtgggttgtatcataggtattctgtactttttggctaatatccacttattattattattattattattattattattattattattattattattatagtcaAGCTGAAAACCAGGAATAGCCACGACAATAATCTTTCAGTCAGGATATCAACCAAGTACCAGACACAATATTAAGCTGGTGAGATATAAGAATCTATAGAGTGTGACTTTTGTCTTTGATAAATTTGGAAACAACCCACAATGCATGATTCTACTTTTTCTCCCATTTCAGTTTGGTACCTAGGTCTAAAATGTTGttgatttttataaaaacaaGTATTAAGGGGGaataaaaaaactcaaaagagaaaataaatcgGTAGACTAAcaaaattgaaaattgatttctgtTCATAGCTTCtactccctttcctttctccctgcctccagcttttGAGTGTTGCAGGAATACGATGTCTATTTAGGAATGTGAGGGAAGGAGTAGATTCTGCCAATCAAGAGGGTCACCAGGATACCCCATGTGTAGTCACATCATTCTTTCCACTATGTGTACTGAGCTTCCTATGCAATAGCTGATACACAAGCCCACACACACAAGGCACTTAGGTCTGATATGGCTGGAATAAGTAAGTCCTAATGGAGAAATTTAGATTTgagaaataagtttttttttctaagtagAGTCCTCAGATACTTACAAACTATAAGGCTATATTTGTcggtatgtatatttgtgtgggAGGTGGTTAGTGATAAAAGCCACAGAAGACTTTGAGACAAGTTTGCTTAAATTAGTAGTGTTTCAAGTGGTTATTCCACTGACTTCTGTGGTCCTGCTGGCCCCTCTGCACAGGCAGGAGTGAACAGACAATGTGTGGAGAATCTGAAACTGCGTGTAATTTGCCTATGAGGTTAATTAGGCCACTATTAGGTATCTTTAGAAGAGTGCCAAGATGGCTAGGAGTGTTCATTAGCCCAGATGACAGTTGAAACATGAGAATGCAATTTTAAGACAAATATGCATCTCTTTTTTTCTAGATGGATGTTTTAGATTTTGTAGACTATATAAGCTTCCTAAAACAGCTATCCTACTCTGCACCGTGTAGTGTGCAACTCAGCCATAGGCAAGGCAGTAACATgtcagtgtgtttgtgttttaataaCACTTACAGAAATAAGTAGAGTCATAGTAATATTTTACAATCCCTGATCTAGGGCTCAATTTTTGACAAAGATTACAAATATGAGATCTCCAATGCAAATGAAGTTAATGTCTGGAAATATACGCCATGACACTATCTGATGACAGTCAGTGGGTTGAAATACTAGGGGAGGTTtgcaagaggaaagaaaagaatgtgaagaGATGGCAACTTTATAGTAAAAGAAATGGGCTTGGAAGAAATTGTGACATAACAGACTCTATTGTTCCAAGTAAATTTCTATGCTAGCTTTCCCCAAACCAATCTAAGGCAACCctattatttttctgtaattgggtaaAACCCTTCTGAGCCCCAGGCCCCCTTGATACTAAGTCCTTAGCAGGGATTAGAATAATCTCAAGGGTGgctttttgaattttgtttttctactttttcctcaatttcttttacattattgCTAATAATCAAGATTCATATGATCAGAAAATGAATTCTGCCCTACTAAAAGTGATAAAGTGGGGGGAAGAGTAACAGTATAGCTGAAATTCAGCCCAGTAAGCTAATGTGAAGGAAAACTGTTCAAATTTTGCTTGGCAGGAAAGGCTGAAGAGTTCTGGTCAGAATCACAAAACCAGATaaatcaggggttgggggaagatTCTAAACAGCATCGATCAGTACACAGATGTAAAGAAGGAACAATCGCTGTTTAACTAGAAGTGATTTTTGTTCTTTGGAGAGACATTGTCTGcgttctttcctctcttttctttctttttattttcaatgagaagttaaatattttttttaaatgtttggtcATTTAATTTCTGAATAATCAATATTTTGCAGGTAAGATATCTGACATTTGTAGGCTATATTGTCTATGGCTACCATTTTTGTGTTCTCTACCTTGAAGTCATTTGATATCTGAAGGGACAATAGAATATGTACCTTCTTGGGCCCACTCTGGTACAGAATGCAAACAGAGGACTATGTTAATTTGGTAAATTGGTTCACATCCAGGGTCATTCAAGTTATTGGATGCCCCAGACAAAGTACTGATGTTTTGTAGAAGATAATTCATCTACACATTGTAACAGCTGTGGTGCATTGTGATGTGTTTTCTCTGAAGAGCTAATTGTTATTCTATGAAGTCTCTGCAatcttttctccctttttattgattatttaatttatttatttatgtttcaaatgttatcccccttccaggtttccacaAATCTcctatcccatgcccctcccccctggCTTCTATGAAGGAGCTCTCtgcaatcttttaaaaattatttattattatatgtatatgtacactgtgtatgtgtgtgtacatgtatgcgcacttgtgtgtgcatgccacagtGTGCAAATTGGGGTAAGAGGACAACTTTATAGGGTCAGTTTTCTATTTCGACTTTTGCAAACATTCACGCACATTTACCTGTTGAGCAACTCGCTGGACCAAATACTCACAATCTTACATAATAATGTATAACACAGaaattccttcttctttttttttttcttggttctttttttcggagctggggaccgaacccagggccttgcgcttcctaggtaagcgctctaccactgagctaaatccccagcccccagaaattCCTTCTTTAAATACAATTATGTACAAATAGTTCCATGCACTGGgaatcaaacattcaaatatatgagcagTCCTCTGAGGGGGAAGTGAGGATAATAAGAAAGATGGAAAAGAAGACTCAGAGACAAAGGTTGGAAACCGGGAGGGCTCTTCAGTGAATACTGAATGTATTTCTCATGCCTTATATACTTTACAGTATCATGGGAAACAAAGTCGCAAGCCAACAGAGACCATGGCTGACAAACACTCGATATCTGTACCTACCCACAAATCTCCCTGTTgctccctgttccttcctccaAGATTGACAGAACATTCAGCCCCTTAATTTGAGCTTCAAGTGTAACCCCTCTTATCGTTCCATGCATCAGCAGGCCAGGAAACCTGCCAGAAGACCCTGGCCTGACTTAACTCTGCCGGAAACGCAGGCTTTCACAGTAGCAGGCAAAGTGGCTACTGGCACATTTAGAAGGCAGTTATTCGTAGTAGGCAGTGAAAAGATTTGTTGCATTCTTTTATATTTCCCCAAAGAGACATTTAGAGTAAAACATCATCACGGTAAATAATTGACAtgagtggtggtttgaatgggaatgcccttcagaggctcatatatttgaatgtttgattcccagtgcatggaactatttgagaagaattatgggtgtggctttgttaaagGAGAGGTGCCACTGGAGGCATGctctgagatttcaaaagccttcACTATTTCCAGTtgcctgtccctgtccctgtccctgtccctgtctctgtccctgttcctgttcctctccctctccctctccctctccctctccctcttcttctccctctcaactattgcattttcttttttttttagggcttgtgtctttttttttttttttaagatttatttactaagtacattgtaactgtcttcagacacaccagaagagggcatcagatctcattacagatggttgtgagccaccatgtggttgctgggaattgaactcaggacctctggaagagcattcagtgctcttaaccgctgagccatctctctagcccaactaTTGCATTTTTAATTAGGTCTTGTTTATATCAGCCAAATCTACATCCCAACTAAACTGATACctcaaatttttaaaagtaagcaATTACATTAAGATTGtgaaaagggaggagggggagtaaAATGTATATAGAAGTGATAATGGTCTAGGATCTCGGTTTCAATGTAAACAATggaaatacaaatacatataaaacTAAATGCACAATTtgttagtatataataatatatttgttGCTTATTCTAGACATTTTcagcattattatttattaagcaAATTGCTTATTGAAGAGCAGAATTTGGTTTTAAACATTGTGAAGGGAGGGAGCAGTGACATACTGAGGGATACTTAAGAGAATAAgtacttttggtttgtttgtttcttttgtgacatggtctcactatataACTCTTACTGGCCTGAAAACTTActatgtaggccaagctggccacaaactcacagagatctgcttgcctctgacaccagagtgctaggattaaaggtatataccaccTTGCATGGCTCAGATAacatgctttatttgtttgtttgcttccttgcttgtttctgtttcaagacagggtttctctgtgtagccctagctatcctggaactcactttgtagatcaggctggcctcaaatttagagattcacctgtttctgtctcctgaatgctgggattaaaggcatgtgccaccatgcccagccagaTAACATGTTTTTAAAGGCTGGCATATGGTTAGTACCATGGGAAAGTCTCCATGAAGGCatacaggatcacagagacagttCATCAATGGTTCCTATAACCAAAGGTTGTTTGAGTGGGCTCTTGCTTATTATAGTTCAAAAGAATATTACAttacatatagtatatatagatatttattatttgggattattttgGCCTTTTTATCTTAATCTCAAATATTAAttattgaaattttgtttttattgtgatcTTTTAAACAAATGTCTGTATGCATACTAAAACTGCCTTTTCAATAATGAAGTAAAAATGAtggtaaaaatttttttcttgtgtgatgaatattgaaaattttgataaaatattaccaaatatattttatcattatttattagGAAAACAACTCTGTCTTCTCTATTGGATCTTTTTAAATGTCCTAATATAGTAAAtaccttttcctctcttctaggtattaaattatatatttttacttttaaaaaaatatagctacttatatgtctgcctgtgtgtgtgtgtgcatgtgcatgtgtgtgagtgtgtgtgtgtacgtgagtgtgtgcgtgtgtgtgagtgtgtgtttgtgtgtgtgagtgtgtgcatatgtgtgagtgtgtgcgtatgtgtgagtgtgtgtgtacgtgagtgtgtgcgtgtgtgtgtgtgtttgtgtgtgtgtacataagtgtgtgtgtgtgcatgtgcatgtgtgtgagtgtgtgtgtttgtgtgtgtgaatgtgtgcatatgtgtgagtgtgtgcgtatgtgtgagtgtgtgtgtttgtgtgtgtgagtgtgtgcatatgtgtgtacgtgagtgtgtgcgtgtgtgtgagtgtgtgtttgtgtgtgtgagtgtgtgcatatgtgtgagtgtgtgcgtatgtgtgtgtatgtgagtgtgtgcgtgtgtgtgtgtttgtgtgtgtgtacgtaagtgtgtgtgtgtgtgcatgtgcatgtgtgtgtgtgtatttataactGTCTAGCTATTgtatattaccattattatttattttttactgttaCGCTTTTCTTAAGCGATTAGGTCTACTAAAGTGTTTGGTGAGTGTTTTTTAAGGCCCAAATTTAGTTTTATGAACCTTCTTTAACCTGTCTAACTTAGGTTGAATATGAAGGCTTAAAGCATGAAATTAAGCGGTTTGAAGAAGAAACAGTATTACTGAACAGCCAACTAGAAGATGCCATTCGACTGAAGGAAATTGCAGAGCACCAGTTGGAAGAAGCCCTCGAAACACTGAAGAATGAAAGGGAGCAAAAAAACAACCTGAGGAAGGAGCTGTCCCAGTACATCAGCCTCAGTGACAACCACATCAGCATCTCAGTCGAGGGGCTCAAGTTTGCCGAGGACGGGAGTGAGCCAAACAACGATGACAAGATGAACGGGCATCTCCACGGGCCTCTGGGGAAGCTGAATGGAGACTATCGTGCGCCCACTGCCAGGAAAGGAGAGTCCCTACACCCTGTGTCTGACTTATTCAGTGAGTTGAACATTTCAGAAATTCAAAAACTGAAGCAGCAGCTTATTCAGGTAAGAGATTCATCTAAATCTGCAAGAATGAATTCATGTTCGTGGTGTGTAGCATGTTATGGGATTTTTGACACACAAAGGGGAGAACATATTCTGTAGTTGctataatgaagaaaatgttatATTAAATTCAAACAAATTACAAAATAGAGCCTAAACTGTTCTAAATACATTATCTCATTTATCAAGGCATTCTATCCCTATAATAAGCTTGAGAGACATCcagaatattttcattaaaatttataaaaaattctTTTCCAGAAGAAAAACCTATTTGGAAAAAGCTTCAGTTTATTTTAATAGTGTTCAATCTTTAAAGGGAATTCGTttagttttcaaagaaaaatgaacacagaAGTCCCCCCATTGCTGAAATCACAATGCCAacaatagaattttttttccattttcttcacaAAAAATTCAAGTGGTTTGGCCTCCATAAAATTCCATATTCTGAATTAGGTATTTTTAGATTGATTTGCCAGAACTCAAATAAGGAAACATTTGAATTTAATTTGAAATAATGGGAGTATTGGCTCTGCTGTGGgcattttaaatgtatacatatctGTCCAACTGCATTGAGTTCATTATTGGCTTTGCCCTGAAGTTATTCATTATCTTTTGCCATTACAGGTAGAGCGGGAAAAAGCGATTCTTCTGGCCAACCTCCAGGAGTCACAAACCCAGCTAGAACACACCAAGGGGGCACTGACAGAGCAGCATGAACGAGTTCACCGGCTCACAGAACATGTCAATGCTATGAGGGGTTTGCAAAACAGTAAAGAGCTCAAGGCTGAGCTAGATTGTGAGAAGGGCCGGAACTCAGCGGAGGAAGCCCACGACTATGAGGTAGACATCAATGGCTTAGAGATCCTTGAGTGTAAATATAGAGTGGCTGTCACGGAAGTCATTGATTTGAAAGCAGAAATTAAGGccttaaaggaaaaatataacaAATCTGTAGAAAATTATACAGAAGAAAAGACCAAATATGAGAGTAAGATCCAAATGTATGATGAGCAAGTGACAAACCTTGAGAAGACATCTAAGGAGAGTGGTGAGAAGATGGCCCACATGGAGAAGGAGTTGCAAAAGATGACTGGCATAGCCAACGAAAACCACAACACCCTCAATACAGCTCAGGATGAGTTGGTGACATTTAGTGAGGAACTAGCCCAGCTTTACcaccatgtgtgtctatgtaataATGAAACTCCCAATAGAGTCATGTTGGACTACTATAGACAAAGCAGAGTTACTCGAAGTGGCAGCCTCAAGGGGCCTGATGATCCCAGAGGGCTTTTGTCACCAAGATTATCCAGGAGGGGTGTTTCATCCCCTGTAGAATCAAGGACATCATCCGAGCCGGtttcaaaggaaaacacagagactAGTAAAGAGCCAAGTCCAACTAAGACTCCCACAATCTCTCCTGTTATTACTGCCCCACCATCATCTCCAGTTTTGGATACAAGTGATATCCGCAAAGAGCCAATGAATATCTACAACCTCAATGCCATAATTCGGGACCAAATCAAGCATCTGCAGAAAGCAGTGGACAGGTCCTTACAGCTGTCTCGTCAAAGAGCAGCAGCCCGAGAGTTGGCCCCCATGATCGATAAGGACAAGGAAGCCTTAATGGAGGAGATTCTCAAGCTGAAGTCCTTGCTGAGCACCAAACGGGAGCAAATTGCCACACTGAGGGCAGTGTTGAAAGCCAATAAGCAGGTAATATGCTTTTGCTGATGAAAGCTTACTAGTAAAAGCTTTCTTAATTTATTTCCCTATTTTTGTGGAATTTTTAGTGCCAAGATAAGCATTCAAATTACTGGGCAATAGAGCAACAAATTAAAGTATATTCCAATGCCAATCaaaatgtagttttattttaaagtgtgtaaGGGACCAAGAAGATGGCTTAGtgctaaaggtgcttgctgccaaacctaatggcctaagttcaatcctcagaacccatatgGTAGAAGAAAAGAGCCAACTCCCACAGATTGTCCTCTGTCACATACAAcactcatcctctctctctctctctctctctctctctctctctctctctctcttgctctcgtGCTCTCTCTCtaataaataaattgaataatcaataaataataacaatttgAGGTGGTTGATAGAAGAGCAGTTGTGTCTACCTAGGCAGTGCCGGTGGTGAAGAAGGTAAAGCAATAGAAGAGTCATAGATAAAGCCTGGAGACCCAGGCAGTGATAAGCAGAAGCCTGGAGGCCAGTGAGTACGGAAACAGCCGATGAAGGGTTTTGGGAGAGGACTGCCTAACAGCTAATACCAatcagggagacaaggagaaaaGAGACTAACACTGAGCCTACAAATGGGACATTGGTACAGACGTGATGATAGAGGTCTGACAGGCAATAGCTAGACCCAACTTCAGAGATAGAGATTCAGTTCCTAGGCTCAACTTCTAGGGCTGTTTCAAGATAGAAACTTggtgttttgtcttttatttcagACCCAAACAAATAAGACTTAGTCACCAAATGATGAAGCAATGGCATCAAAGTTGAAGGACAATACAGTTGTGAGGATCTGAGTGATGTAAACAGAAGCAGAGTTTTACCAACAGATAATAGTTTGGAACTAtgagtgagagagaggaagagagggagggatggagggatggaaagagatagatgagaggggaagagaaaacatCCCCAAATTCTAAAGTCTAGTTGTGTCACTGACCATATATCTAAACGTTATGTAAAGTTAATTGTGTACTTGGTCAAAACTGAAGTGTTAGGGAGTTTTTCTTAAATACCGGTTGGTCATTTCCCTCTGGAATAAATAGGATATTTCAATATGAACCTATCTGACAAATTTCTTGATGACtgatttgttttccattttttagTTTTACCTGGGTATGGGTATCCAGATATATATACtggaaaataaaactaattatCTGAAGCACATTGGAGAGTGCTGAACAaatgttgatgttgatgttgatgaaaagcagcagcaacatcTGAACTCCTTTTTTTGCAAACACAGGCAATGCCAGGAAATAGAGTATGAGGGTAAATGCACTTTAGAGAATGAAGATTCATTACCTTTTCAGagtgtcttttctttttactcaAATCTGAGTGAAACTATAACAATGCGTCATCTACTTTCTACTCGTCATCATCTGTTTCCATGAATCCATTGATAGAAATTGGATGTCTATACCACAGAAATATTGTTCACAATATAAGCACACTTTATATAAACTTAAGGGGAGAATAGGACTTTCTTTTGCATCATCACTTTAGCGAAGCAGAAAATGTTAAGGTGAATGAAGAAATCATGAGAAATCTGATTTTACtttgaaatcagaaaaaaagattATTGGTGTAACTGTTATAATTCAAAGTAGCCATGAGTAACTTTTGTGCTAGGTCTGACTCATATAACTTATTTTAAGAACAAAATTTTCTGGAGTGTTCTCAGCCAAAACCTTCACATAACTTTCCTGCCCTCTTTCTGAAGGTTAAAATAGAaatctagatttttcttttttaaaaagcttcttCATGCAGActgaatttcaaaaaaaaatcattctcaaATCTACCCTTGAGGAAAGGGGATACGGAAGCTTATGAGACTCGGGGGTGTAGATCAGCAGAGGAGAGTTTATCCAGAATGCATGATGCCCTGGGGTCTCCTCCCCACCATACACTCACACTCTTTCAAGCTTGTGTAAAGTAGGATCACAGTGTCTTATgctgtgtgaatatgtatgtttcAAGAACAAAGCCTGCATCCCACGTGTGTGTCCATGGGAAGACCAAATCAAGAATATTAAATGAACACTGTGATCAAAGTGAGTTATTCCATCAGATTTCAAAAGCATTTCAATACTTGTTTTAATAAGAAGTTATTACTAAAATGTTTTCCTACAGACCAGCTGTCTTGACCAACCTGAtacctctcagacactgagccaccaaccaggcagcatacactggctggtctgaggcccGGACActtacacagcagaggactgcctggtctggcctcagtgagagaagactcACATAACCCTTGAGACACTTGAGGCCCTGgggaatggggaggcctggtgagatgtgggggtggggttgggaggtgggggggcattgaggaatgagatgaggaacagtcagagggaagAATgtgagggggataatgactggactgtaaaagaagattaaagataataatagtaaaagagtaaaaacaaaaaaaaatgtgaagaagCTTAATAGAAAAGACAAGTCCTAACTTATAAGCAAGAATTCATGTGGAGGTACAAAATAGGACACAAATATGTTATTAGTAATCTATTGTGAATTTAATTTATGTCTTCCAGTACTTACAAGACagaatatataaaacattttagacTGCTATAAACAGTACTATAGGAATTCAGAAGAGAACAGAGCATTCCTAAAGGAGTGTGTATTTTCACATGTAGTGTAATGTATATATACTACATTAGAGACAGGGCTTGTAATGGTTTAGTAAACtttgtgaaaatatttcttgCTATATATTTGGTACTCATTTAAAGAACATTGAACAACTGCCGTGGATTGATATAGTGCTTATGAGCCATTAATAGTTTCAAGTATCAAAAGATGAAATCAGTTAGATATAGGCATTGTGGAATGTTAATTATTAAGGCTAATGTGAGAATTTTGTGGTTTAGGAAAAAGGGGGAATCATCTTGTTTTACCACAGACATGATGTATTCCCTATGAGTCTTGTTTTCCCAATTTAGGATTTAGGATTTTTTTCCCAGAAGCACAGTGCCTTCTGATAGAATGTAGTTGTTATGAAGTACCAGCTGTGTACTTAATTGTATCAGGAGTGAAGATTCGACAACATATACCTGGTCTCTACATTTCAGAGAAGGACTCACACCTCTTGGGATGAGCAGATAATTAGTGTGAGGTCACATATTTTGTATTCAAGTTGTGGGAATATTGCATTGGAACAACTAACATCACCTATAGGAATTAACAAAAGTTTTCCAGAGCAATTATAATTGGATTTGTTCTTAAGGGATAAGGCATTATTCTCCCatggaaagaagaaataatttcaCACCAAAGAACAGTAGATAGAGAAGGGCAAGAGTGTTAGGAAGAGGTGTTCTATGTACCTACCTTATGCTGTATAAACAGGCTGTTATTAGACATTTGCCAATGGCACCCACCGATTcagttgttgctgtttttatctCCTACTGTGCTAGGCTAGCTCTTGATTTGAAACACTATCCATTCAAAGAACTTCAGAAATTCCCCAATCCCAAATTCAGACAACTATATTAATCCATTAAACATTTCCacactctctttttctctctctgtcacacacctATAAATGCACAAAGAAATCACTTGACCACAATTCATTGTTTTGagcaagttttatttaaaaatttagaaaaatcttGATTTCTTGTCACTTCTTTGACTTGAACATATTATACTCACATCATAAGTTACAGTGGCTTTACATCCTTTATTCTATGTTTTGGGCCCCCAGAATATAGGCGACTTAAAGTATTGGACTTTTCACATACTTCACTTGGAATTGgtatttgtttgaaaaaaaaaaccgctTTTTGATAATATCCTTTATGTTTAAAGCTTCATTTTGGCTCTCTAAATCTCTGAAAATCGTACACCGTCAAAAAACAGCATGAACTATTTACTGAACTACTGTAACTACATTGAATTCTGATACTGACTCATACCAGGCTTTAAAGACAATTCTCGAATCATGACATGATTTgacattaaagaaaaatgtaccAAGGTGTACATATGCTTATGTAAAAATCCAACCTAatcaattttgtttctatttataaGAGCAAAGAATAGATTTGATATAAAGGAATGTGTGGGCCAGTTTTTCTGGTGTGAGATGATAAGCACTGTGATTTTATGCTTCAGACAGCCGAAGTGGCTTTAGCTAACCTGAAgaacaaatatgaaaatgaaaaagcaATGGTTACTGAAACAATGACAAAACTGAGGAACGAGCTA is part of the Rattus norvegicus strain BN/NHsdMcwi chromosome 4, GRCr8, whole genome shotgun sequence genome and encodes:
- the Bicd1 gene encoding protein bicaudal D homolog 1 isoform X1 — encoded protein: MAAEEALKTVDHYKTEIERLTKELTETTHEKIQAAEYGLVVLEEKLTLKQQYDELEAEYDGLKQELEQLKEAFGQSFSIHRKVAEDGETREETLLQESASKEAYYLNKILEMQNELKQSRAVVTNVQAENERLSAVVQELKENNEMVELQRIRMKDEIREYKFREARLLQDYTELEEENITLQKLVSTLKQNQVEYEGLKHEIKRFEEETVLLNSQLEDAIRLKEIAEHQLEEALETLKNEREQKNNLRKELSQYISLSDNHISISVEGLKFAEDGSEPNNDDKMNGHLHGPLGKLNGDYRAPTARKGESLHPVSDLFSELNISEIQKLKQQLIQVEREKAILLANLQESQTQLEHTKGALTEQHERVHRLTEHVNAMRGLQNSKELKAELDCEKGRNSAEEAHDYEVDINGLEILECKYRVAVTEVIDLKAEIKALKEKYNKSVENYTEEKTKYESKIQMYDEQVTNLEKTSKESGEKMAHMEKELQKMTGIANENHNTLNTAQDELVTFSEELAQLYHHVCLCNNETPNRVMLDYYRQSRVTRSGSLKGPDDPRGLLSPRLSRRGVSSPVESRTSSEPVSKENTETSKEPSPTKTPTISPVITAPPSSPVLDTSDIRKEPMNIYNLNAIIRDQIKHLQKAVDRSLQLSRQRAAARELAPMIDKDKEALMEEILKLKSLLSTKREQIATLRAVLKANKQTAEVALANLKNKYENEKAMVTETMTKLRNELKALKEDAATFSSLRAMFATRCDEYVTQLDEMQRQLAAAEDEKKTLNTLLRMAIQQKLALTQRLEDLEFDHEQSRRSKGKLGKSKIGSPKVSGEAPATVPTIDTYLLHSQGPQIPTIRVSSGTQRKRQFSPSLCDQSRPRTSGASYLQNLLSVPPDPTSTESFLLKGSPSMSELIQGHRLSKEKRLTVAPPDCQQPAASVPPQCSQLAGRQDYPTVSPDIALSKEQPHSSSQCAPLHCLAKPPYP
- the Bicd1 gene encoding protein bicaudal D homolog 1 isoform X2, encoding MAAEEALKTVDHYKTEIERLTKELTETTHEKIQAAEYGLVVLEEKLTLKQQYDELEAEYDGLKQELEQLKEAFGQSFSIHRKVAEDGETREETLLQESASKEAYYLNKILEMQNELKQSRAVVTNVQAENERLSAVVQELKENNEMVELQRIRMKDEIREYKFREARLLQDYTELEEENITLQKLVSTLKQNQVEYEGLKHEIKRFEEETVLLNSQLEDAIRLKEIAEHQLEEALETLKNEREQKNNLRKELSQYISLSDNHISISVEGLKFAEDGSEPNNDDKMNGHLHGPLGKLNGDYRAPTARKGESLHPVSDLFSELNISEIQKLKQQLIQVEREKAILLANLQESQTQLEHTKGALTEQHERVHRLTEHVNAMRGLQNSKELKAELDCEKGRNSAEEAHDYEVDINGLEILECKYRVAVTEVIDLKAEIKALKEKYNKSVENYTEEKTKYESKIQMYDEQVTNLEKTSKESGEKMAHMEKELQKMTGIANENHNTLNTAQDELVTFSEELAQLYHHVCLCNNETPNRVMLDYYRQSRVTRSGSLKGPDDPRGLLSPRLSRRGVSSPVESRTSSEPVSKENTETSKEPSPTKTPTISPVITAPPSSPVLDTSDIRKEPMNIYNLNAIIRDQIKHLQKAVDRSLQLSRQRAAARELAPMIDKDKEALMEEILKLKSLLSTKREQIATLRAVLKANKQTAEVALANLKNKYENEKAMVTETMTKLRNELKALKEDAATFSSLRAMFATRCDEYVTQLDEMQRQLAAAEDEKKTLNTLLRMAIQQKLALTQRLEDLEFDHEQSRRSKGKLGKSKIGSPKVSGEAPATVPTIDTYLLHSQGPQIPTIRVSSGTQRKRQFSPSLCDQSRPRTSGASYLQNLLSVPPDPTSTESFLLKGSPSMSELIQGHRLSKEKRLTVAPPVRTLPSVRSSHIPAHSVHLSIVSPSLLTPSLHLSRMNIWAEGHSEGAKI